One window of the Trypanosoma brucei gambiense DAL972 chromosome 5, complete sequence genome contains the following:
- a CDS encoding kinesin, putative, giving the protein MSKAAVSRPRVYVRIRPLNEREKREGNGELICHGDQRMRDTLFVRKDESGAELQTRFDCVFDRDATQANIFDTIGPEVLNTLFSGYNASIFAYGQTGSGKTYTMEGDHSKPERLGVTPRLVRAIFERFKGNPDISRPVCEVSLVQIYQEKIQDLLAGQKQLEIHMDRTGQYIARDATWTRVRSLEESMKLYKKASEMRTTSSTDMNLVSSRSHMIMMMKLQWDEPSLPGSHAQLNLVDLAGSERIALSGATGDLMKEAIHINKSLSALGNVVSKLVEQAKHKGRRVHIPYKDSKLTYLLQSSIGGSNLIHFILAVSCSALWRSETNSTIEFGKRALQLVLRPVRNAIDYTRLAEMEEMIERMRSHIASLEEALRDKSSEAAEFLKLKQIPQDGDEGPGKFSDSRGRRQRKKLKMQTELARIMANLPETFDDLTSHCVLFPESKGSFRELGGLQHLVHFVDRSASTFYRSNAAQTIASVLDDKGRDMFVEIDGVEALTRLLHIKEERCKEAACVALEAVCRGSLKNKQSLSPAVYTELVDLIYSYPNQQVQEAACTAVATIVDLYPEARRTFERLDIVPKLLETIRNTPEEVVNLIKSATNCIGRLSHGDPEMQDVIASFGGIDLLIDVLFSNAGTRDHQVPILASYALVNLCCSNEQNLDIAQDHPRYGEVKFRLLEGLARAFGVNTAREGFGRATAHETGSPFPYYGVTIVDKWSFTSSGGRPIFSTFMDNPQFYLYVSRPTDVAFMIQDVLYETRMLKKKKNNTVYMGLALFEGDPELAKAGLKQVDFHGRMVEIGKYTSNCENVLHCTLQPSEVPYVVVPFTSQRGRQTEFALSAFADSSIELTAVPEQVGWVRTVLDGCWTEFTGRGGDGFDWRCNPQISIQPKENCRCVFVLSYLSLDQQRAYSRDEEAEEQNTRPRLYGRLFTNSNGEKRYLKALVPLPQKSTFVASNSFASNSYITTSANLTAGESYTYIPFTETPYEDTWRLSVYCDTDDVAIAPINGSKSEWYCTTSSGEWAGKPLSIQLDTKGRMVAVASSPGSFLRVRLFNAKGKKLEGIDAYWNAEASVEYKSQGAVTVQVEGMVRTENGQEPARGLKVDVFIFTENKCTVQHVDFPASPSSLLHPTKTTPIELLRYPVEVVENDAPFATLDQTDDDEEDATCDEDDSYESKELELKETLERRNTENAKLLDRIAEQQRELQELRMLQNMLPSSATHNESPGSGSPNDTRINSGMNQVNSKKDNISRKGDRNGAAASSNGSPVSSKAISPSHFPQSGGGGVSRSMREAIERSLVTLNRLECHTEPPKAGEWGAIRNEVKELRKLLGLALSQESLVRT; this is encoded by the coding sequence ATGAGCAAAGCTGCGGTTTCACGTCCACGCGTGTATGTTCGGATTCGGCCCCTAAATGAACGGGAAAAACGGGAAGGGAATGGCGAACTTATTTGTCACGGTGACCAGCGTATGCGTGACACACTTTTTGTTAGAAAAGACGAAAGTGGTGCTGAGTTGCAAACGCGTTTCGATTGTGTGTTCGACCGCGACGCAACGCAGGCAAATATATTTGATACAATTGGGCCAGAAGTGCTCAACACACTCTTCAGTGGCTATAATGCCTCAATATTTGCATACGGCCAAACGGGAAGTGGGAAAACATATACCATGGAGGGGGATCACAGTAAACCGGAGCGCCTTGGAGTCACCCCACGGCTGGTACGCGCTATATTTGAGCGGTTCAAGGGAAACCCAGATATTAGTCGGCCCGTATGTGAGGTGAGTTTGGTTCAAATATACCAGGAGAAAATACAGGATCTGCTGGCAGGGCAGAAGCAGCTGGAAATACACATGGATCGTACAGGGCAGTATATAGCACGTGACGCTACGTGGACACGTGTCCGTAGTTTAGAAGAGAGCATGAAACTGTACAAAAAGGCTTCGGAGATGAGGACGACATCATCAACAGATATGAATCTTGTCTCATCCAGAAGTCACATGATCATGATGATGAAGCTCCAGTGGGATGAGCCGTCACTACCGGGTTCCCACGCGCAGCTGAACCTTGTTGATCTTGCGGGGTCAGAGCGTATAGCACTTTCCGGTGCCACCGGGGATCTCATGAAGGAGGCTATACATATTAATAAATCTCTCAGTGCACTTGGGAATGTTGTGTCTAAACTGGTAGAGCAAGCCAAACATAAGGGTCGTCGTGTCCATATTCCATATAAGGACAGTAAACTTACATACTTGTTGCAGTCCAGTATAGGTGGATCAAACCTCATTCATTTCATACTGGCGGTTTCATGCAGTGCGCTCTGGCGTTCAGAGACCAACTCAACGATTGAATTTGGCAAGAGAGCGCTGCAACTAGTGTTGCGGCCGGTACGAAATGCTATTGATTACACGCGCTTGGCCGAGATGGAGGAAATGATTGAGCGTATGCGGTCTCACATTGCCAGTTTGGAGGAGGCCCTGCGTGACAAGAGTAGTGAGGCCGCGGAGTTCCTTAAATTAAAACAAATTCCTCAAGATGGCGATGAAGGGCCCGGGAAGTTCAGTGACAGTAGAGGTCGGAGACAACGAAAGAAGCTCAAGATGCAGACGGAACTGGCACGTATTATGGCGAATTTGCCCGAGACGTTTGATGACCTCACTTCTCACTGCGTTTTATTCCCTGAGTCGAAGGGAAGTTTTCGTGAGTTGGGGGGTTTGCAGCACCTCGTTCATTTCGTTGATCGCTCCGCCTCGACGTTTTACCGCTCCAACGCCGCGCAGACGATCGCAAGTGTCTTAGATGACAAGGGACGTGACATGTTTGTAGAAATTGATGGTGTTGAGGCATTAACACGGCTCTTGCATATAAAGGAGGAGCGCTGTAAAGAGGCTGCTTGCGTAGCACTGGAGGCGGTATGCCGTGGTTCGTTGAAGAATAAACAAAGCCTCTCCCCAGCTGTTTACACAGAACTGGTCGACTTAATATACAGTTACCCGAATCAGCAGGTTCAAGAGGCAGCCTGTACCGCTGTCGCTACCATTGTCGACCTGTACCCGGAGGCACGCCGCACATTTGAGCGACTTGATATCGTTCCGAAACTACTTGAAACAATTCGGAACACGCCGGAGGAGGTGGTAAATCTTATAAAGTCTGCAACTAACTGTATTGGTCGCCTGTCCCATGGAGACCCCGAAATGCAGGATGTGATAGCGTCTTTCGGAGGTATTGACCTACTTATTGATGTCTTATTCAGTAACGCAGGGACGCGCGATCATCAGGTACCCATACTCGCCTCTTACGCTCTCGTAAATCTGTGCTGCAGCAATGAGCAAAATCTCGATATCGCACAGGACCATCCACGTTACGGTGAGGTTAAATTCCGTCTTCTGGAGGGTCTCGCAAGAGCATTTGGTGTTAACACGGCACGTGAAGGATTTGGTCGAGCGACAGCGCATGAAACGGGTTCACCGTTCCCGTACTATGGTGTGACAATTGTGGACAAATGGTCATTCACTTCATCTGGTGGCCGGCCGATCTTTTCTACCTTCATGGATAACCCACAGTTTTATCTTTATGTGAGCAGGCCCACTGACGTCGCGTTTATGATTCAGGACGTTTTGTATGAAACTCGTATgctcaaaaagaagaagaataatACGGTTTATATGGGGCTTGCCCTCTTTGAAGGAGATCCCGAACTCGCCAAAGCGGGACTGAAGCAGGTAGATTTCCACGGCCGCATGGTTGAAATTGGAAAATACACATCAAATTGTGAAAACGTCCTCCACTGCACCTTGCAGCCAAGTGAGGTACCGTACGTTGTCGTTCCCTTCACAAGCCAGCGAGGACGCCAAACAGAATTCGCACTATCCGCATTTGCCGATAGTTCCATTGAATTAACTGCAGTTCCTGAGCAGGTAGGCTGGGTCCGCACGGTGTTAGATGGTTGTTGGACAGAATTCACTGGCCGCGGTGGTGATGGATTCGATTGGCGATGCAACCCGCAAATTTCTATTCAACCGAAAGAAAACTGCCGCtgcgtgtttgtgctttCGTACCTCTCACTTGATCAGCAGCGGGCCTATTCACGTGACGAGGAGGCGGAGGAGCAAAATACACGCCCCAGATTGTACGGCCGGCTTTTCACTAACAGTAACGGTGAGAAACGGTACCTAAAGGCACTTGTTCCTCTCCCGCAGAAGTCCACATTTGTCGCTAGTAACAGTTTTGCAAGCAACAGCTATATCACAACTTCGGCTAACCTCACAGCCGGTGAATCATACACTTACATACCCTTCACAGAAACGCCTTACGAGGACACGTGGCGCCTCTCTGTTTATTGCGATACGGACGATGTCGCTATCGCCCCCATTAATGGAAGCAAGTCCGAATGGTATTGCACAACTTCTTCGGGCGAATGGGCGGGTAAACCCCTTTCTATTCAGTTAGACACAAAGGGAAGGATGGTTGCGGTTGCCAGCAGCCCAGGTTCGTTTCTCCGCGTGCGGCTTTTCAATGCCAAGGGAAAGAAGCTAGAGGGTATTGATGCGTACTGGAATGCGGAGGCGTCTGTGGAATACAAAAGTCAGGGAGCCGTTACCGTGCAAGTAGAGGGAATGGTACGTACGGAAAATGGCCAGGAACCGGCACGTGGCCTGAAAGTAGATGTGTTCATTTTTACGGAAAACAAGTGTACAGTCCAACATGTGGACTTTCCCGCTTCGCCAAGCAGTTTATTACATCcgacaaaaacaacacctATAGAGCTTCTGCGCTACCCGGTTGAGGTGGTCGAAAACGACGCCCCCTTCGCCACTTTGGATCAGACGGATGACGATGAGGAAGACGCAACCTGCGATGAAGATGATAGTTATGAAAGCAAGGAATTGGAGTTGAAAGAAACCCTTGAGAGGCGCAATACCGAGAATGCCAAACTGTTGGACCGTATTGCCGAGCAACAGCGTGAACTGCAGGAACTGCGAATGCTTCAGAATATGCTACCCTCTAGTGCAACACATAATGAGAGTCCTGGTAGCGGTAGTCCTAATGACACGAGGATAAACAGTGGAATGAATCAAGTGAATTCAAAGAAGGATAACATATCGAGGAAAGGTGATAGGAatggtgccgctgcctcttcAAATGGTTCTCCCGTGAGTTCGAAAGCCATATCCCCGTCTCATTTCCCACaaagtggtggtggaggcgTTTCACGGTCCATGAGGGAGGCAATTGAGCGATCACTAGTGACACTCAACCGCCTTGAGTGTCACACCGAACCTCCAAAAGCTGGGGAATGGGGTGCTATACGCAACGAGGTGAAGGAGCTCCGTAAGCTACTCGGCCTTGCCCTTAGCCAGGAAAGTCTTGTTAGAACTTAA
- a CDS encoding membrane transporter protein, putative, with protein sequence MQTLSASFAAAAGVSHESLPRHVPTLTLLKRILVLTVKLSIAQVAQFSLGITLLAVVGKIGVRELGGASLANGLVNATVFAFGAGFSGALETKLSHTFSRNPKDKMYGVYTLRMLIMLLITFVLLSPTILFLDRVLVAMGQDPAVIDFTGEFCRLSIWGSFFAMLLELLRRYFACQHLSTSFSVSLVIGAVVYPFLLIGLVKVMGFSGVAVGWSLLMICTTTGLVLYVVVTKKYLATWGGIEDAIYRNWGPLLKLGLSSMAMMLSEWVALEINSICAGFGTKEELAAFGITYQMSGICWAITSGTFIAASVLVGGAIGEERPMFARRLAILCLGTSVAISLCNVAILLATRNLYPRIFTDDEKVVEIVDSLMNYVFVYHIFDVFQSCMMGVLRGCGMQKQGAIVIFFVYSVVGVPLGLLIFFFTGFGIQALWLGPLVGAAVVGFPTYLYMMMRYIKWDTLKPSVEVYDSDLEEESEESGVLEGVAKVNEPIGTEGDVITTLSSNAPTRVTTNSTEQEDVSRRHQ encoded by the coding sequence ATGCAGACACTTTCGGCCTCTtttgcggctgctgctggcgTGTCGCATGAAAGTCTTCCTAGGCACGTTCCCACCCTCACATTGCTGAAGCGCATACTTGTCTTGACTGTGAAGTTAAGCATTGCTCAGGTTGCTCAATTTTCGCTTGGAATAACTTTgcttgctgttgttgggaAAATTGGTGTGAGGGAGTTGGGTGGCGCTTCGCTTGCGAACGGGCTAGTGAACGCCACAGTGTTTGCATTTGGTGCCGGTTTCTCTGGAGCCCTTGAAACTAAGCTTTCCCATACATTTAGCCGTAATCCAAAGGATAAGATGTACGGTGTCTACACTCTGCGGATGCTCATAATGCTCCTCATCACATTCGTACTACTTTCTCCGACTATCCTTTTCTTGGACAGAGTGCTGGTGGCCATGGGACAAGATCCAGCTGTGATTGATTTCACGGGTGAGTTCTGTCGCTTGTCGATTTGGGGTAGTTTCTTCGCCATGTTGCTAGAGCTACTGCGTCGCTACTTCGCGTGCCAGCACCTTtccacttccttctctgtGAGTCTTGTTATTGGCGCTGTTGTGTACCCCTTTCTCCTCATTGGACTGGTTAAAGTGATGGGATTCTctggtgttgctgttgggtGGTCTCTTCTCATGATATGCACTACCACTGGGTTGGTGCTTTATGTTGTTGTGACTAAAAAGTATCTCGCTACCTGGGGCGGTATTGAGGATGCAATCTACCGTAATTGGGGACCCTTACTTAAGCTTGGTCTTTCATCAATGGCTATGATGCTCAGTGAGTGGGTCGCACTGGAGATAAACAGCATCTGCGCTGGCTTTGGCACGAAAGAGGAATTAGCTGCTTTTGGCATTACTTATCAAATGTCTGGTATTTGTTGGGCCATCACCTCTGGAAcattcattgctgcttctgtgtTAGTTGGTGGAGCAATTGGTGAGGAGAGACCGATGTTTGCTCGCCGTCTTgccattttgtgtttggggACTTCCGTCGCTATTTCGTTATGCAATGTTGCCATTCTTCTGGCCACTCGGAACCTATACCCGCGTATTTTTACCGATGACGAGAAGGTGGTGGAGATTGTTGATTCCTTAATGAACtatgtgtttgtttatcATATTTTCGATGTGTTTCAGAGCTGCATGATGGGCGTGCTGCGTGGGTGCGGAATGCAGAAGCAAGGCgccattgttatttttttcgtctACTCCGTCGTTGGTGTGCCACTAGGTCttctaattttctttttcactggTTTTGGTATACAGGCGTTGTGGCTCGGTCCCCTTGTTGGCGCCGCTGTAGTTGGCTTTCCAACGTATCTGTACATGATGATGCGTTACATCAAGTGGGATACGCTGAAACCATCCGTGGAAGTATATGACAGTGATTTGGAAGAGGAGAGTGAGGAGAGCGGTGTTTTGGAGGGTGTGGCAAAGGTGAATGAACCCATTGGCACCGAAGGTGATGTAATAACTACTTTGTCCAGTAATGCCCCCACACGTGTTACGACCAACTCTACCGAGCAGGAAGATGTGAGTCGGCGACACCAGTAA
- a CDS encoding membrane transporter protein, putative yields the protein MQTLSASFAAAAGVSHESLPRHVPTLTLLKRILVLTVKLSIAQVAQFSFGITLLTVVGKIGVGELGGASLANGLVNATVFAFGAGFSGALETKLSHTFSRNPKDKMYGVYTLRMLIMLLITFVLLSPAILFLDRVLVAMGQDPAVIDFTGEFCRLSIWGSFFAMLLELLRRYFACQHLSTSFSVSLVIGAVVYPFLLIGLVKVMGFSGVAVGWSLLMICTTTGLVLYVVVTKKYLATWGGIEDAIYRNWGPLLKLGLSSMAMMLSEWVALEINSICAGFGTKEELAAFGITYQMSGICWAITSGTFIAASVLVGGAIGEERPMFARRLAILCLGTSVAISLCNVAILLATRNLYPRIFTDDEKVVEIVGSLMNYVFVYHNFDAFQSCMMGVLRGCGMQKQGAIVICLVYSVVGVPLGLLLFFFTGFGIQALWLGPLVGAAVVGFPTYLYMMMRYIKWDTLKPSVEVYDGDLERRVRRAVFWRVWQR from the coding sequence ATGCAGACACTTTCGGCCTCTtttgcggctgctgctggcgTGTCGCATGAAAGTCTTCCTAGGCACGTTCCCACCCTCACATTGCTGAAGCGCATACTTGTCTTGACTGTGAAGTTAAGCATTGCTCAGGTTGCTCAATTTTCCTTTGGTATTACTCTTCTCACTGTTGTTGGGAAAATTGGTGTGGGGGAGTTGGGTGGCGCTTCGCTTGCGAACGGGCTAGTGAACGCCACAGTGTTTGCATTTGGTGCCGGTTTCTCTGGAGCCCTTGAAACTAAGCTTTCCCATACATTTAGCCGTAATCCAAAGGATAAGATGTACGGTGTCTACACTCTGCGGATGCTCATAATGCTCCTCATCACATTCGTACTACTTTCTCCGGCTATCCTTTTCTTGGACAGAGTGCTGGTGGCCATGGGACAAGATCCAGCTGTGATTGATTTCACGGGTGAGTTCTGTCGCTTGTCGATTTGGGGTAGTTTCTTCGCCATGTTGCTAGAGCTACTGCGTCGCTACTTCGCGTGCCAGCACCTTtccacttccttctctgtGAGTCTTGTTATTGGCGCCGTTGTGTACCCCTTTCTCCTCATTGGACTGGTTAAAGTGATGGGATTCTctggtgttgctgttgggtGGTCTCTTCTCATGATATGCACTACCACTGGGTTGGTGCTTTATGTTGTTGTGACTAAAAAGTATCTCGCTACCTGGGGCGGTATTGAGGATGCAATCTACCGTAATTGGGGACCCTTACTTAAGCTTGGTCTTTCATCAATGGCTATGATGCTCAGTGAGTGGGTCGCACTGGAGATAAACAGCATCTGCGCTGGCTTTGGCACGAAAGAGGAATTAGCTGCTTTTGGCATTACTTATCAAATGTCTGGTATTTGTTGGGCCATCACCTCTGGAAcattcattgctgcttctgtgtTAGTTGGTGGAGCAATTGGTGAGGAGAGACCGATGTTTGCTCGCCGTCTCgccattttgtgtttggggACTTCCGTCGCTATTTCGTTATGCAATGTTGCCATTCTTCTGGCCACTCGGAACCTATACCCGCGTATTTTTACCGATGACGAGAAGGTGGTGGAGATTGTTGGCTCCTTAATGAACtatgtgtttgtttatcATAATTTTGATGCGTTTCAGAGCTGCATGATGGGCGTGCTGCGTGGGTGCGGAATGCAGAAGCAAGGCGCCATTGTTATCTGTCTTGTCTACTCCGTCGTTGGTGTGCCACTAGGTCttctacttttctttttcactggTTTTGGTATACAGGCGTTGTGGCTCGGTCCCCTTGTTGGTGCCGCTGTAGTTGGCTTTCCAACGTATCTGTACATGATGATGCGTTACATCAAGTGGGATACGCTGAAACCATCCGTGGAAGTATATGATGGTGATTTGGAGAGGAGAGTGAGGAGAGCGGTGTTTTGGAGGGTGTGGCAAAGGTGA